The Elaeis guineensis isolate ETL-2024a chromosome 14, EG11, whole genome shotgun sequence genome has a segment encoding these proteins:
- the LOC140853710 gene encoding pathogenesis-related protein 1-like: protein MSPSTWTLEIESPAPAARLFKAVLDWHNLAPKLLPNIVASAVGIQGEGSVGSVRQLNFTSAMPFGYVKERLDFVDFDKFEFKQSLIEGGDLGKKIESASTQFKFEQTSKGGCVCKVVTTYKPLPGVDNKDEVAKGKEAVTATIKAAEAYVLANPGAYV from the exons ATGAGTCCCTCCACTTGGACCCTCGAGATCGAGTCCCCGGCCCCCGCCGCAAGGCTGTTCAAGGCGGTCCTCGACTGGCACAACCTGGCCCCTAAACTCCTGCCCAACATCGTCGCAAGCGCCGTGGGTATCCAAGGTGAAGGCAGCGTCGGAAGCGTCAGGCAGCTCAACTTCACCTCAG CGATGCCATTTGGGTATGTGAAGGAGCGTCTGGACTTTGTGGACTTTGACAAGTTTGAGTTCAAGCAAAGCCTGATCGAAGGCGGTGATCTCGGGAAGAAGATCGAGTCAGCCTCAACCCAGTTCAAGTTCGAGCAAACCAGCAAGGGAGGGTGCGTGTGCAAGGTGGTCACAACCTATAAGCCATTACCAGGAGTTGACAACAAGGATGAGGTAGCCAAGGGAAAGGAAGCAGTGACCGCGACCATCAAGGCAGCAGAGGCCTACGTCCTGGCCAACCCTGGTGCCTATGTCTGA